The Hydrogenobacter thermophilus TK-6 genome window below encodes:
- the radA gene encoding DNA repair protein RadA, with the protein MKRERTQFVCQECGYSSAKWLGKCPSCGNWNSFVEESEHVLIKSYREKPSVRSICEWEHEGLERKSVGFENFDRAIGGGMVPGQVMLLAGEPGIGKSTLLLQVSDRYAQNYGSVLYVSGEESGSQIAVRGRRTGVKSKDVLVLPETRLEAVLDVAQELNPQLLVVDSIQTLYTESLSSSPGSVSQVRECAFRITEFCKSRDIPVFLVGQITKEGDIAGPKVLEHLVDTVLYFEGERFNFYRIVKVVKNRFGSSGEVAVFRMLDRGLEEVPEPSAFFLQERTQSCGSVVFPYTEGSKPVLVEVQALTIQALYTTPQRRSQGYDVNRLSIILAVLEKECKIFTRDRDVFVNVVGGMQIREPAADLAVALAIISSIKNKPIPDIVAFGEIGLSGELRAVHFADVRLKEAARFGFSRAFLPKSISIPVEGMEVVGIAHLRDALEIL; encoded by the coding sequence ATGAAAAGAGAAAGAACCCAGTTTGTATGTCAGGAGTGTGGATACTCCTCAGCCAAGTGGCTTGGTAAATGTCCCTCTTGCGGAAATTGGAACTCCTTTGTGGAGGAGAGCGAGCATGTGCTAATAAAGAGCTATAGAGAGAAACCCTCTGTGAGGTCTATATGTGAGTGGGAGCATGAAGGTCTGGAGAGGAAGAGTGTAGGTTTTGAAAACTTTGATAGGGCAATTGGTGGAGGTATGGTTCCGGGTCAGGTAATGCTTCTGGCTGGGGAGCCAGGTATAGGCAAATCCACTCTGTTGCTTCAGGTATCCGACAGGTATGCTCAAAATTACGGAAGTGTACTTTATGTATCTGGGGAAGAGTCTGGCTCTCAGATAGCTGTAAGAGGGAGGAGGACGGGTGTTAAGAGCAAAGATGTGCTGGTGCTTCCAGAGACAAGACTGGAGGCTGTCCTTGATGTAGCGCAAGAATTAAACCCCCAGCTATTAGTTGTGGATTCTATCCAGACCCTCTATACGGAAAGTCTCTCTTCATCTCCAGGGTCTGTGTCTCAGGTAAGGGAGTGTGCCTTTAGGATAACTGAGTTTTGCAAATCAAGAGATATTCCCGTTTTTCTGGTCGGACAGATAACAAAGGAGGGCGACATAGCAGGACCTAAGGTGCTGGAACACTTGGTGGATACGGTACTTTACTTTGAAGGTGAGCGCTTCAATTTTTACAGGATAGTGAAAGTGGTAAAAAATAGGTTTGGCTCCTCGGGGGAAGTGGCGGTTTTTAGGATGCTGGACAGAGGTTTAGAGGAGGTTCCAGAGCCTTCAGCCTTCTTTCTTCAGGAGAGGACCCAAAGCTGTGGAAGTGTGGTATTTCCTTATACAGAAGGTAGCAAGCCAGTACTGGTGGAGGTTCAGGCTCTTACCATACAAGCCCTTTACACAACACCTCAAAGAAGGTCGCAAGGTTACGATGTGAACAGATTATCCATAATACTTGCTGTGCTTGAAAAGGAGTGCAAGATATTTACCAGGGATAGGGATGTTTTTGTAAATGTGGTGGGTGGCATGCAGATAAGAGAGCCCGCAGCAGACCTTGCAGTTGCCCTTGCCATAATCTCATCCATAAAGAACAAACCAATACCCGACATCGTAGCCTTTGGAGAAATAGGTTTATCTGGCGAACTGAGGGCGGTTCACTTTGCGGATGTTAGATTAAAAGAGGCAGCCAGATTTGGCTTTAGCCGTGCCTTCTTGCCCAAATCCATAAGTATTCCTGTGGAAGGGATGGAGGTTGTTGGGATAGCTCATCTAAGAGATGCCTTGGAAATTCTGTAA
- a CDS encoding iron-containing alcohol dehydrogenase, which produces MSEFEFYLPVEVVFGAGCVSKVGQIARRFGFKALIITGKKSTKENGALDRVLDSLRKAGVGEVLVFDGIETNPTDKLVNEASQMAVREKVDFIIGLGGGSALDTAKAVSIVSSNEGYAWDYVNYPEGPRLIPFLNRPVICIPTTAGTGSEVNRYSVISNPIRREKLVISHSLNYPRVAIVDPELTVSMNPRLTAITGIDAFMHALESFTNRAYNPLADELAIRSAKIIKDWLPVAIEEPQNLKAREMMSYAAMLAGIAIDKKRVALIHAMEHPVSAHYPHVIHGEGLAALAPAVTEFNHRGNPEKYGLFAEALGYPRKAFKAVDVVIDLLQKVNLRVSLKSLGVRRESIEKLAEDVCLLSWNSFHLNPVEPSQEDIYRLYNRAYEGF; this is translated from the coding sequence ATGAGCGAGTTTGAGTTTTACCTGCCCGTAGAGGTAGTTTTTGGTGCGGGTTGTGTTAGCAAGGTGGGTCAGATAGCCAGGCGCTTTGGCTTTAAGGCTCTTATAATCACAGGAAAGAAAAGCACCAAAGAAAACGGAGCTCTTGACCGGGTGCTGGACTCCTTACGGAAAGCGGGTGTAGGGGAAGTGCTTGTTTTTGATGGTATAGAAACCAACCCCACCGATAAGCTGGTGAATGAAGCAAGCCAGATGGCAGTGAGAGAAAAGGTGGACTTTATAATTGGTCTGGGTGGGGGTAGTGCTCTGGACACTGCAAAGGCTGTTTCCATAGTTTCCTCCAACGAGGGTTATGCGTGGGACTATGTCAACTACCCAGAGGGTCCCAGGCTCATACCCTTTCTAAACAGACCTGTCATATGCATACCCACCACAGCAGGCACAGGAAGCGAGGTAAACAGGTACTCGGTCATATCAAACCCCATAAGGAGGGAAAAGCTGGTAATATCTCACTCCCTCAATTACCCCAGAGTGGCCATAGTGGACCCAGAGCTGACAGTTAGCATGAACCCAAGGCTTACCGCCATAACCGGAATTGACGCCTTTATGCACGCACTTGAATCTTTTACCAACAGGGCTTACAACCCACTTGCGGATGAGCTTGCCATAAGGTCTGCTAAAATCATAAAGGACTGGCTACCTGTTGCTATAGAAGAACCCCAGAACTTAAAGGCAAGAGAGATGATGAGTTATGCTGCCATGCTGGCAGGCATAGCCATAGATAAAAAAAGGGTAGCTCTCATACATGCCATGGAGCATCCTGTCTCCGCTCACTATCCCCATGTCATTCACGGAGAGGGACTTGCCGCTCTGGCTCCAGCTGTTACCGAGTTTAACCACAGGGGAAACCCGGAAAAGTACGGGCTTTTTGCGGAGGCTCTGGGGTATCCTCGGAAGGCTTTCAAGGCTGTTGATGTGGTCATTGACCTTTTGCAGAAGGTAAATCTGAGGGTGAGTTTAAAATCTCTGGGTGTAAGAAGAGAGAGCATAGAAAAGCTTGCAGAAGATGTATGCCTGCTCTCATGGAACTCCTTCCATCTAAACCCAGTAGAACCTTCACAGGAAGATATTTATCGCCTTTACAATAGAGCTTACGAAGGCTTTTAA
- a CDS encoding FeoA family protein: MNLEEVKVGAEVMIQDLIGKEEVLRRVEAMGLRRGRKVEVLQKVGRVILLKLNNSRLAISRDIAKNIFVK, encoded by the coding sequence ATGAACTTGGAAGAGGTAAAGGTGGGTGCAGAGGTTATGATACAGGATCTTATTGGAAAGGAAGAGGTGCTAAGAAGGGTGGAGGCAATGGGACTAAGGCGTGGAAGAAAAGTTGAGGTGCTTCAAAAGGTAGGTAGAGTTATACTTTTAAAACTTAATAACTCAAGGCTTGCAATAAGCAGAGATATTGCCAAAAACATATTCGTAAAATGA
- a CDS encoding citryl-CoA lyase — MERIWKTGITQHIGHETYIRGYRLLDLVGNLSFAQAIYLILKGELPTERESRMMEAMLVSVIDHGIAPPSAIAARSVASGGNSLNVGVAAGVLAFGSAHGGALEDAMRFIQEGVSSKRSVEDIVKEYLETKKPIPGYGHRYYKDFDPRTKRLMDIARVLEFYGEHCKFAEDVAEEIGRQKGKKLVLNVDGAIAAIASEMGFDWRLGKGFFIIGRVPGLVAHVYEELTTEKPFSKRLDEERDVEYTGSPPRELPQELKKI; from the coding sequence ATGGAGAGAATTTGGAAGACAGGCATAACCCAGCATATTGGACACGAGACATACATCAGAGGCTATCGGCTTCTTGATCTTGTAGGTAATCTCTCCTTTGCACAGGCTATCTATCTGATACTCAAAGGCGAACTCCCAACAGAAAGGGAGAGTAGGATGATGGAAGCTATGCTGGTGTCTGTTATTGACCACGGTATAGCACCACCTTCTGCTATTGCGGCAAGGTCTGTGGCATCAGGTGGTAACTCTTTGAATGTGGGGGTTGCGGCTGGTGTGTTAGCTTTTGGGTCCGCTCACGGGGGAGCTCTTGAAGATGCCATGAGGTTTATCCAAGAGGGAGTGTCAAGCAAAAGAAGCGTTGAAGATATAGTAAAAGAGTATTTAGAGACCAAAAAGCCTATACCTGGCTACGGACACAGGTACTACAAGGACTTTGACCCACGAACAAAAAGGCTTATGGACATAGCCAGAGTTCTGGAGTTTTACGGAGAGCACTGTAAGTTTGCAGAGGATGTGGCCGAAGAGATAGGCAGGCAAAAAGGTAAAAAGCTGGTGCTGAATGTGGACGGTGCTATAGCTGCGATAGCTTCCGAGATGGGCTTTGACTGGAGGCTCGGCAAGGGCTTTTTTATCATAGGAAGAGTTCCCGGACTTGTAGCACATGTTTATGAAGAGCTCACCACAGAGAAACCTTTCTCTAAGAGATTAGATGAAGAGAGGGATGTGGAGTATACGGGATCGCCTCCCAGAGAACTTCCTCAAGAGCTTAAAAAGATATAA
- a CDS encoding homoserine dehydrogenase has protein sequence MKVRIGIVGCGVVGTGTVKLLLENAHIIKKKTGIDILLTKVADKDWERPREIEVPLNLRTYDYMDVINESDIVVELVGGKTFAKSLILEALERGKHVVTANKRLLAEDGFEIFKKAKEKGLYIGFEASVGGGIPIVKALREGLVANRINTIYGILNGTTNYILTRMLEDHMDFSHALELAQKLGYAEADPSLDIDGWDSAHKICILSMIAFGRYVPFEDVYVEGIRDLDLLDVELGKELGYTLKLLAISKRTDGEIEVRVHPTFIRSEDALAKVSDVYNAIMIEGDFVGKTMFYGKGAGSYPTASSVVSDIVDIAKKVLFCSKDHDEFQWENQPIGIGKNFYSRYYIRFDVPDKPGVLAGVSRVLADYNISIASVLQKEKVCKLARREGEATVPLVILTHKAYEKNMQRAIEDIKKLPIIVGQPVIIRVEEEAY, from the coding sequence GTGAAGGTAAGGATAGGTATAGTAGGTTGCGGTGTTGTAGGGACTGGAACGGTAAAACTCCTCTTGGAGAATGCACACATTATAAAGAAGAAGACGGGCATAGACATACTGCTTACCAAGGTGGCGGACAAGGACTGGGAAAGACCAAGAGAGATAGAGGTGCCTTTAAACCTTAGGACCTATGACTATATGGATGTTATCAATGAAAGCGATATTGTGGTGGAGCTTGTCGGAGGCAAAACCTTTGCCAAAAGCCTGATACTTGAAGCTTTGGAGAGGGGAAAGCATGTGGTTACTGCCAACAAGCGCCTTCTTGCGGAAGATGGTTTTGAGATATTCAAGAAGGCAAAGGAAAAGGGATTATACATAGGATTTGAAGCATCTGTGGGAGGTGGCATTCCCATAGTGAAAGCACTAAGAGAAGGTCTTGTTGCCAACAGGATAAATACCATATACGGTATCCTTAACGGTACCACCAATTATATACTCACCAGAATGCTTGAGGACCATATGGATTTTTCTCATGCTCTTGAACTTGCTCAAAAGCTGGGATACGCAGAAGCTGACCCCTCCCTTGATATAGACGGATGGGATTCCGCTCACAAAATATGCATACTTTCCATGATAGCCTTTGGAAGATATGTCCCTTTTGAAGATGTTTATGTGGAAGGTATAAGGGATCTTGACCTGCTTGATGTGGAACTGGGCAAGGAACTTGGATATACCCTAAAACTCCTTGCCATATCCAAGAGAACTGATGGAGAGATAGAGGTAAGAGTTCATCCTACCTTCATAAGGTCAGAGGATGCCTTGGCTAAAGTTTCAGATGTTTACAATGCAATAATGATAGAAGGTGATTTTGTAGGAAAGACCATGTTTTACGGCAAAGGTGCCGGGTCTTACCCCACCGCTTCCTCCGTGGTATCTGATATAGTAGACATAGCCAAAAAGGTACTTTTCTGTAGCAAAGATCATGACGAGTTCCAGTGGGAGAATCAACCCATAGGGATAGGCAAAAACTTTTACAGTAGGTATTATATAAGGTTTGATGTGCCTGATAAACCGGGTGTTTTGGCAGGTGTTTCAAGAGTTTTGGCGGACTATAACATAAGCATAGCAAGTGTCCTGCAGAAGGAAAAAGTTTGTAAGTTGGCGAGGAGAGAAGGAGAAGCTACAGTTCCCCTCGTAATCCTCACACACAAAGCTTACGAGAAGAACATGCAAAGGGCAATAGAGGACATAAAGAAACTCCCTATTATAGTTGGACAGCCAGTCATCATCCGTGTAGAAGAGGAAGCATATTAA
- a CDS encoding peptidylprolyl isomerase, with amino-acid sequence MYTLIQKHKTLLVFIVTVASGAFFLWLFFTGSVRDITSVGKKCVAEVNGSCITLRDYRRELLRFSNIQSRDLEEVIKKQVIENLITQELLYQKARSLGFYASDEEVVSVIKSDPTFQEGGVFSASKYKEMLARLGLEPGEYEDYIRRMLTVQKLLALVSNSVYLSEAEKNINLAVQSTLLSGKLYIITPSDVEVSYTPTQEEMMSFYEKNKELFRRPEKKLVRVWAEKDKAKVEEIYRAIKEGKQVQGYTEYLLPDDANRLPKGVSSEVSKLDQKDGILVTKEGDEYLIVYLYRVEPAGIRSFEEVKEQIRSALIDKRKASLLRDKAQEIYKRLTEGKDVSVKYLTFEDTPVDQIMSIAKVKEGQVVSFILSKQKVFGPYELSQGYGVFVITDRKKKPADEEEIKKLTQDILNMKSDATVNYLIEHLIRSAKIKINEEVIKGGA; translated from the coding sequence ATGTACACCCTGATCCAAAAGCACAAAACCTTACTCGTCTTTATAGTCACCGTAGCGTCAGGAGCCTTCTTCCTTTGGCTTTTTTTTACAGGTAGCGTAAGAGACATCACCTCTGTGGGCAAAAAGTGTGTGGCAGAGGTAAACGGCAGTTGCATAACCTTGAGAGATTACAGAAGAGAGCTTTTGAGGTTTTCCAACATACAGAGCAGAGACTTAGAGGAGGTTATAAAAAAACAGGTCATTGAAAATCTCATAACTCAAGAGCTCCTCTATCAAAAAGCTAGATCTCTGGGCTTTTATGCCTCTGATGAGGAAGTTGTAAGCGTTATAAAGAGCGACCCCACCTTTCAAGAAGGTGGAGTCTTTAGCGCTTCTAAGTATAAGGAGATGCTGGCAAGGCTAGGACTTGAGCCGGGTGAGTACGAAGATTACATAAGAAGGATGCTAACTGTGCAGAAACTTTTAGCACTTGTATCCAACAGCGTCTACCTTTCAGAGGCAGAAAAAAACATAAATTTGGCGGTTCAATCCACATTGCTATCAGGAAAACTCTACATCATCACACCTTCAGATGTTGAGGTTTCTTACACTCCCACTCAAGAAGAGATGATGAGCTTTTACGAGAAAAATAAGGAGCTTTTTAGAAGGCCGGAGAAGAAGCTCGTAAGAGTTTGGGCGGAAAAAGACAAGGCTAAGGTAGAAGAAATTTACAGGGCTATAAAAGAGGGCAAGCAGGTTCAGGGATATACCGAATATCTGCTTCCTGACGATGCCAACCGTTTACCCAAGGGAGTAAGCTCTGAGGTCTCAAAGCTTGATCAAAAGGATGGTATCCTTGTAACCAAAGAAGGTGATGAGTACCTAATTGTTTACTTATACAGAGTTGAGCCAGCTGGAATAAGGAGCTTTGAAGAGGTAAAGGAACAGATAAGGTCGGCTTTGATAGATAAGAGAAAGGCTTCCCTCCTTAGAGATAAAGCTCAGGAGATATACAAAAGGCTTACCGAGGGAAAGGATGTAAGCGTAAAGTATCTGACTTTTGAGGACACGCCTGTAGACCAGATTATGAGCATAGCTAAGGTAAAGGAAGGTCAGGTGGTGAGCTTTATACTCTCAAAACAGAAAGTGTTTGGTCCTTATGAGTTATCTCAGGGCTACGGAGTTTTTGTAATAACCGACAGAAAGAAAAAACCTGCGGATGAAGAAGAGATTAAAAAACTTACGCAGGATATTCTAAATATGAAGTCTGATGCCACGGTAAATTACCTCATAGAGCATCTTATAAGAAGTGCTAAAATAAAGATAAACGAGGAGGTCATTAAAGGAGGCGCTTGA
- a CDS encoding TraR/DksA family transcriptional regulator, which translates to MFTKEMLDNLRTKLLEEKAKILERYRKKEDTQARIGEEVKEPGDLEDLSQMTYTQELLDTLSAREVFILREIDYALQKMQAGSYGICEYCGEEIPYERLQAIPWTRYHAHCAEKVEEEGIVPTYPTPTFEGTIPEEMEIQREDITEA; encoded by the coding sequence ATGTTTACAAAGGAAATGCTTGATAACCTGAGGACAAAGTTGCTTGAAGAAAAAGCTAAGATACTTGAAAGGTACCGCAAAAAAGAAGACACTCAGGCGAGAATAGGAGAAGAGGTAAAAGAGCCCGGTGACCTTGAAGACCTCAGTCAAATGACTTACACACAGGAGCTTTTGGATACGCTATCTGCAAGGGAGGTCTTTATACTTAGGGAAATAGATTACGCTCTTCAAAAGATGCAAGCCGGTTCTTACGGTATATGCGAGTACTGCGGTGAAGAGATACCTTACGAGAGGCTGCAGGCTATACCTTGGACCAGATATCATGCCCACTGTGCGGAGAAGGTGGAGGAAGAAGGTATTGTGCCTACCTATCCTACTCCCACCTTTGAAGGCACCATACCCGAGGAGATGGAAATTCAGAGAGAAGACATAACGGAGGCATGA
- a CDS encoding polysaccharide deacetylase family protein encodes MKVLTYHSIGMPPPEAKLKTLYVKPSVFKRQINTLRFLGYRFLSVDHLLKGNAPRKSVLLTFDDAYLDFWENAFPLLKEYKIPAVVFVPAMLVGKFNQWDHQRVNVKKLIMDWQQLRELTKAGIEIGSHSLTHPYLSKIPREKAKREIEDSKKLLEDKLGVQIRAFCYPYGDYNHEVRDLVMQAGYLMAFTTKAGSFEQSENLFEIRRITVFGNDFILKLLLKILL; translated from the coding sequence ATGAAGGTTCTAACCTATCACAGCATAGGTATGCCTCCCCCTGAGGCAAAACTCAAAACCCTCTATGTCAAGCCAAGCGTCTTCAAAAGGCAGATAAACACTTTAAGGTTCTTAGGCTACAGATTTTTGAGTGTGGACCATCTTCTTAAAGGTAATGCTCCAAGAAAGAGCGTACTTCTCACCTTTGATGATGCTTATTTAGACTTTTGGGAGAACGCGTTTCCTCTTCTGAAAGAGTATAAAATCCCTGCAGTGGTTTTTGTGCCGGCTATGCTGGTGGGTAAGTTTAACCAGTGGGACCACCAGAGGGTAAATGTGAAAAAGCTCATCATGGACTGGCAGCAGTTAAGAGAGCTTACAAAAGCCGGAATAGAGATAGGCTCGCACAGTCTTACTCATCCTTACCTTTCTAAAATACCAAGAGAGAAAGCCAAAAGGGAGATAGAGGACTCAAAGAAGCTTCTTGAGGACAAGCTGGGTGTTCAAATAAGAGCCTTCTGCTACCCTTACGGAGACTATAACCATGAGGTGAGAGACTTAGTGATGCAGGCAGGTTATCTTATGGCATTTACCACAAAAGCCGGCTCCTTTGAGCAGAGCGAGAATCTCTTTGAGATAAGAAGGATAACTGTGTTTGGAAACGACTTTATTCTAAAGCTACTTTTAAAAATTTTGCTATGA
- a CDS encoding phosphate-starvation-inducible PsiE family protein: protein MQEFISKIYKNFLKLAFNITIIVLTVSLFIGIFRTVSEIGLTLSEATVRLGFKELVTNVLSLVVVLELIRAFIDFFEHERVRVDILLEVLIAFVIREFMLHLFEGKMAGQDVFFWSFGIIFLIGARAISLFYRVPKA from the coding sequence ATGCAAGAGTTTATATCAAAGATATACAAAAACTTTTTGAAGCTTGCCTTTAACATAACCATAATTGTGCTTACAGTAAGCCTCTTTATAGGCATTTTCAGGACAGTTTCAGAAATTGGTCTTACCCTATCGGAAGCAACTGTAAGGCTTGGATTTAAAGAGCTCGTTACGAATGTGCTTTCGCTGGTGGTGGTGCTTGAACTTATAAGGGCTTTCATAGATTTTTTTGAACATGAAAGAGTAAGAGTAGACATACTTTTGGAGGTGCTTATAGCCTTTGTTATAAGAGAGTTCATGCTACATCTCTTTGAAGGCAAGATGGCAGGTCAGGATGTGTTCTTCTGGTCCTTTGGGATCATATTTCTCATAGGTGCCAGGGCTATAAGTCTCTTCTACAGAGTGCCTAAAGCTTAA
- a CDS encoding serine/threonine protein kinase: MDSTEEKNIILGTYQILSLLGRGTFGEVYKVRVLRGRYRGKMMALKVARNAEVLPYLWREVQTLLLFNHPHIISLQSYLYKKDRGELYVLYELMDVGDLKDYVVSNGKLSEENALKVLLHVAKGLEFLHSRGYIHGDVKPENIFGKRVLRDVVWKLGDFGLVRIRGSESIIDVKGTAGYIAPEVFRGEIHRSSDIFSLGCVLHFMLTGRDPFECEDRKEKLKRNKEGACTIEDGLSERIKTLLHIMLSKDPTKRFRTAKELIEYMIRERLA, translated from the coding sequence ATGGATAGTACAGAAGAAAAGAACATCATCTTAGGCACTTATCAGATCCTTTCCCTCCTTGGTAGAGGTACCTTTGGAGAGGTTTATAAAGTTAGAGTGCTAAGGGGCAGATACAGAGGCAAGATGATGGCTCTGAAAGTGGCAAGAAATGCGGAAGTTTTGCCTTACCTTTGGAGAGAAGTTCAGACGCTTCTTTTGTTCAACCACCCTCACATAATATCCTTGCAGAGCTACCTTTACAAAAAAGATAGAGGAGAGCTTTATGTGCTTTACGAGCTTATGGATGTGGGTGACCTTAAGGACTATGTAGTAAGCAACGGCAAACTTTCGGAAGAGAACGCTTTAAAGGTACTTCTGCATGTGGCAAAAGGACTTGAGTTCTTGCACAGCAGGGGATATATACACGGGGATGTAAAGCCTGAAAACATCTTTGGCAAAAGGGTGCTCAGGGATGTGGTCTGGAAGCTCGGAGACTTTGGACTTGTAAGGATAAGAGGTAGCGAAAGCATCATAGATGTAAAGGGCACTGCAGGATACATAGCACCTGAGGTGTTCAGGGGTGAGATACACAGAAGCAGTGATATATTCTCTCTGGGTTGTGTCCTTCACTTTATGCTGACAGGAAGGGACCCTTTTGAGTGTGAAGACAGAAAAGAAAAACTCAAAAGAAACAAGGAAGGCGCATGCACTATAGAAGATGGTCTGTCTGAGCGCATAAAAACTCTTCTCCATATCATGCTGAGCAAGGATCCTACAAAAAGGTTCAGGACAGCAAAGGAACTTATTGAGTACATGATAAGGGAGAGGTTAGCATGA
- a CDS encoding SDH family Clp fold serine proteinase — translation MDQAQPYLNPIAYMFNFLWFFLLIFLFIIPVWRRFLLSRAREAIIEQLERKRGSRVITLIHRQESLALLGVPIFRYINIEDSEQVLRAIRMTPEDMPIDLIIHTPGGLALAATQIANALSRHKAPVRVIVPHYAMSGGTLIALAADEIVMDHNAVLGPVDPQLGQMPAASILKVLELKNVNEIDDQTLILADVAKKAIDQMIDYLVNLLKNNGMEEEKARRIAQELATGKYTHDYPLSVEKLREIGLNVSTEVPEEVYALMDLFPQPMGSQVPSVQYIPVPYKTHGMK, via the coding sequence ATGGACCAAGCACAGCCTTATTTAAATCCTATAGCTTACATGTTTAACTTTCTGTGGTTTTTCTTACTCATATTCCTATTTATCATCCCCGTGTGGAGGAGGTTCCTTCTGAGTAGGGCAAGGGAAGCCATTATTGAGCAGCTTGAAAGAAAACGGGGGAGCAGAGTTATAACCCTCATACACAGACAGGAAAGCCTCGCTCTACTGGGAGTACCTATATTCAGATACATAAACATAGAGGATTCGGAACAGGTGCTCAGAGCCATAAGAATGACTCCTGAGGACATGCCTATAGACCTCATTATCCATACACCTGGAGGTCTTGCTCTTGCTGCTACTCAGATAGCTAATGCCCTCTCAAGACACAAGGCACCTGTGAGAGTTATAGTACCCCATTACGCCATGTCTGGTGGTACCCTTATAGCTCTTGCCGCCGATGAGATTGTGATGGACCACAATGCGGTGCTTGGACCAGTTGACCCACAGCTTGGGCAGATGCCTGCTGCATCAATACTAAAGGTACTTGAGCTTAAAAATGTGAACGAGATAGACGATCAGACTCTCATACTGGCTGATGTAGCTAAAAAGGCTATAGACCAGATGATAGATTATCTGGTGAATCTTTTGAAAAACAATGGTATGGAGGAGGAGAAAGCAAGGAGGATAGCTCAGGAGCTTGCCACTGGTAAGTATACTCATGACTATCCTCTTAGCGTTGAAAAACTCAGAGAAATAGGACTCAATGTAAGTACGGAGGTGCCTGAGGAAGTTTATGCTCTGATGGACCTTTTCCCGCAGCCGATGGGATCGCAGGTGCCTTCTGTGCAATACATACCTGTGCCTTACAAAACGCACGGAATGAAGTGA
- a CDS encoding IS200/IS605 family accessory protein TnpB-related protein, whose product MYLKINVGSREWIYAKVQRTVKREKDKWINFISSLLQAESTNEYFPYTVEIKLKDGEFYAFVSYQEKLPELRITKESGVLSIDLNASPLHIAYAEVDRKENLNSYGEITLSEILNKDRNQIKQILWETAHRIIELAKEKSKAIAIEKLNKIDKGQRGDGKGKLRKRLHSWVYKGLIEKIITLAKRNGIQVLQVNPAYTSVIGALKYCPIYNITKDVAGAYVIGRRALGFKEKAPKNYKELLKDKEFLTYSLERLKGMHEQTKARYDKETNKYKRKAIKRELSSIRKWITLISQSLKSEPERGLRPLYGTSLSSYHFWQVLKVALVISLLGKSFIRDFSPLRRIVVSKDWKGVASQVSSLSAWAGVQSVVNQYFGIF is encoded by the coding sequence TTGTACCTGAAAATAAATGTTGGCAGTAGAGAGTGGATATACGCAAAAGTGCAAAGGACAGTCAAAAGAGAAAAAGACAAATGGATAAATTTTATAAGCTCATTATTACAAGCAGAAAGCACGAATGAATACTTTCCTTACACAGTAGAGATAAAGCTAAAAGATGGGGAGTTTTACGCTTTTGTGTCTTACCAAGAGAAATTACCTGAGCTGAGGATAACAAAAGAAAGCGGAGTGCTAAGCATAGACCTAAACGCCAGCCCTTTGCACATAGCATATGCAGAAGTAGACAGAAAGGAAAACCTGAACTCTTACGGAGAAATAACTCTTAGTGAGATACTAAACAAAGACAGAAACCAGATAAAGCAGATACTGTGGGAAACAGCACATAGAATAATAGAGCTGGCGAAAGAGAAAAGCAAGGCTATAGCGATAGAGAAGTTAAACAAAATAGATAAAGGACAGAGAGGAGATGGAAAAGGAAAGCTTAGAAAAAGACTACATAGCTGGGTTTATAAAGGTTTGATAGAGAAGATAATAACGCTTGCCAAAAGGAATGGCATACAAGTCTTGCAGGTAAATCCTGCTTACACTTCAGTGATAGGAGCGTTAAAGTACTGTCCCATATACAACATAACCAAAGATGTAGCAGGTGCTTATGTAATAGGAAGAAGAGCTTTAGGATTTAAAGAGAAAGCGCCAAAGAATTATAAAGAACTTTTAAAAGACAAAGAATTTTTAACTTACAGTCTTGAGAGACTAAAGGGGATGCACGAGCAAACTAAAGCAAGGTATGATAAAGAAACCAACAAGTATAAAAGAAAAGCCATAAAAAGAGAGCTATCAAGCATAAGGAAGTGGATTACTTTGATAAGTCAAAGCCTTAAGAGTGAGCCAGAAAGGGGATTAAGACCTCTGTATGGAACAAGTCTTAGTTCCTATCATTTCTGGCAAGTTCTTAAGGTAGCCCTGGTCATCTCTCTTCTTGGGAAGTCTTTTATAAGGGACTTCTCTCCTTTGAGGCGGATAGTAGTCTCAAAGGATTGGAAGGGAGTGGCAAGTCAGGTTAGCTCGCTGTCAGCGTGGGCGGGCGTCCAAAGTGTTGTTAATCAATACTTTGGAATTTTTTAA